A genomic window from Aethina tumida isolate Nest 87 chromosome 4, icAetTumi1.1, whole genome shotgun sequence includes:
- the LOC109601774 gene encoding cGMP-dependent protein kinase, isozyme 1-like, with protein sequence MFLSCRRKKRRSSDETHRRTGKISRPVNVNVNLAIIQKTDEQETVIRNAILENEFLRNVLHGKRLKTVVDTVYMKETNENESIIVEGESGTHMYISYEGIYTVSKNDEELATFSDNRVFGELSLLYNAKRLASIKSVTPGKLWVLNCNDFKALMIKTAIEEQEEIVAFLKEVPKLNTVSEDLLIRVANLFEVEFFPSDTKIVVEGEKADKFYIIRAGEVSVSKKDVGRLDTCLGRGSFFGELAILKEDVRAATITANSPGVECLTLSSQHFIDHFGDVEEFVNIKLSKVHTPTTEDKDYKYLEITDFCLVTTLGRGGYGRVELVRHNKKKDMVFALKYVRKDVVKSVSAHSHILNEKKLQMSCDSSFIVRMYRTYKDAKYVYFLLECCLGGDLWTLMRRKYPRGFNNETARFYASCVLEGLAYLHERNVVFRDLKPENIVVANDGYLKLTDFGFAKQMEAKDRSFTFVGTPEYVAPEIIKGEGHSKEIDYWAFGIFVYELLTCKTPFKAKDPTNLKTYKNILKGIDSVSFPSIIPTKAKDMIKQLCRPKPFDRLGCKRKGIDDIRNHGWFNNFEWESLKEHKMAPPFRPELNSNVDTKYFDKFRRDSSVPNDDLSDWDKDF encoded by the exons ATGTTCCTCTCTTGCAGACGTAAAAAAAGAAGAAGTTCGGATGAGACTCACCGACGAACTGGTAAAATATCTCGGCCCGTGAATGTGAACGTGAACCTCGCTATTATCCAAAAAACCGATGA acaAGAAACTGTAATTAGGAACGCCATTCtcgaaaatgaatttttacggAACGTTTTACATGGGAAACGGCTCAAAACTGTCGTGGATACCGTTTACATGAAAGAAACGAATGAAAACGAAAGCATAATTGTTGAAGGGGAAAGTGGAACTCACATGTACATTTCCTACGAAGGAATTTATACCGTTTCCAAAAACGATGAGGAATTGGCTACATTTAGTGACAATagg GTTTTTGGAGAATTATCTCTTTTGTACAACGCCAAGCGTTTGGCATCCATCAAATCGGTAACTCCTGGTAAATTATGGGTGTTGAACTGTAACGACTTCAAGGCGTTGATGATAAAAACAGCAATTGAAGAACAAGAAGAAATAGTGGCGTTCCTGAAGGAAGTTCCTAAACTTAACACCGTTAGCGAAGACTTGTTGATTAGAGTAGCCAATCTGTTTGAGGTTGAGTTCTTTCCGAGCGACACCAAAATCGTCGTCGAAG GCGAAAAGGCTGATAAGTTTTACATAATAAGGGCCGGAGAAGTTTCCGTGAGTAAAAAGGACGTGGGACGTTTGGACACGTGTCTGGGTAGAGGATCGTTTTTTGGTGAATTGGCTATTTTGAAGGAGGATGTCCGGGCCGCCACCATAACGGCCAACTCTCCGGGTGTGGAGTGTCTCACACTCAGCAGTCAGCATTTTATCGACCACTTCGGAGACGTGGAGGAGTTCGTCAACATTAAACTCTCTAAGGTCCACACTCCGACTACAGAAGACAAAGactacaaatatttagaaataacagACTTCTGTTTGGTCACGACCTTAGGTAGAGGCGGTTATGGACGGGTCGAATTGGTGAGGCACAACAAAAAGAAAGACATGGTTTTTGCATTGAAGTACGTCAGAAAAGACGTTGTTAAGTCTGTGTCTGCTCACAGTCACATTTTAAACGAGAAGAAGCTGCAAATGTCTTGCGACAGTTCCTTTATTGtcag GATGTATCGAACATACAAGGACGCAAAGTACGTGTACTTTTTGCTGGAGTGCTGCTTGGGTGGAGATTTGTGGACCCTGATGCGGCGGAAATATCCCCGAGGATTCAATAATGAGACGGCACGTTTCTACGCCAGTTGCGTGCTGGAAGGTCTCGCGTACTTGCACGAAAGAAACGTCGTTTTCAGGGACCTGAAGCCGGAAAACATTGTGGTTGCAAATGAtgggtatttaaaattaacagattTTGGTTTTGCAAAACAGATGGAAGCCAAAGATAGGTCGTTTACGTTTGTTGGAACTCCAGAATATGTTGCACCTGAGATCATCAAGGGTGAAGGACACAGCAAGGAAATAGACTATTGGGCTTTCGGAATTTTTGTTTACGAACTGTTAACTTGTAAGACGCCGTTTAAGGCCAAGGATCCGACTAACTTGAAGACGTACAAAAACATACTCAAAGGAATTGACAGCGTTTCATTTCCTTCTATTATTCCCACCAAGGCTAAAGATATGATTAAACAATTGTGCAGGCCCAAACCTTTCGACAGGTTGGGCTGCAAGAGAAAAGGGATCGATGATATTAGGAATCATGGTTGGTTCAATAATTTCGAATGGGAATCTcttaaagaacataaaatggCACCCCCATTCAGGCCGGAATTGAATAGCAACGTTGACaccaaatattttgacaagTTTAGGAGAGATTCTTCTGTGCCTAATGACGATCTGTCTGACTGGGACAAAGATTTTTGA
- the LOC109601775 gene encoding cGMP-dependent protein kinase 1-like: protein MKCFRRKSNYIVEPVERRYVIIPSSRTKSVLTDASTVKEDSDIEAIRNAIIQNDFLNRYLTGKKLERVIEAMYKETVDADTVLISMGECGDKMYVLKAGKVKFKGKDFEHIENRQIVFGEFAILYNCKRMATVTTVTRTELWTLENAVFQKIIKEFNKEEHKERVEFLRQIESFKEIGDEELDMGAHYLETVFYECDTVIIKEGDNVNKLYIITAGAVAITKEGQGEIGQFTKGQHFGVLDVMDENYSYTITAKGNVECLVLSHEYLSYFRRATVTEITPIISIEDEFKNMKLNDLKIIRTLGVGAYGTVGLARHQTTKKEYAIKYVKKKFIIDNNLQDLLINEKRLQMECNSKFLVRMYRSFRDTEYVYFLLEACCGFDLFNLLHCQKNRSLKDKHAKFVAGCLVEALNYLHSRKIIHRDIKLENVLIDHRGYMKLSDFGTTKKLVKGKTYTFIGTIDYLAPEIVEGKPYDQSVDCWALGVLIYELLTGLGQTPFLGSTDQSTYTNIINRKVTYTSEINNNARNLIGNLLNRNPLKRYRAKDVRNHKWFDGFKWDKLQNGKMKSFCNPKKIKVNKPKCGIGGPKHTTEDTSSENKFSEWVEEF, encoded by the exons ATGAAGTGTTTTCGCCGAAAAAGTAATTACATTGTGGAACCAGTTGAAAGGAGATATGTTATTATTCCATCATCCAGAACCAAAAGTGTTCTTACAGATGCATCAACAGTAAAAGAAGACAG TGACATAGAAGCCATAAGAAACGCCATCATTCAAAATGACTTTCTTAATCGTTATTTAACTGGCAAAAAGCTAGAGAGAGTCATCGAGGCAATGTACAAGGAGACCGTGGATGCTGACACCGTTCTGATATCGATGGGCGAATGCGGTGACAAGATGTACGTGTTGAAGGCCGGTAAGGTGAAATTCAAAGGGAAGGACTTCGAACACATAGAAAACAGACAGATCGTGTTCGGGGAGTTTGCGATTTTGTACAATTGCAAGCGGATGGCCACGGTCACGACGGTGACGAGGACGGAACTGTGGACGCTAGAGAATGccgtttttcaaaaaattataaaggaaTTTAACAAAGAGGAGCACAAAGAGAGGGTGGAGTTTTTGCGACAAATCGAGTCGTTTAAGGAGATAGGAGATGAAGAGTTGGATATGGGTGCCCATTATTTGGAAACGGTGTTTTACGAATGCGACACAGTTATCATAAAAGAAGGTGACAACGTTAATAAGCTTTATATAATAACTGCAGGTGCGGTGGCTATAACCAAAGAGGGACAAG gAGAAATTGGGCAGTTTACAAAAGGTCAACATTTTGGAGTTTTAGATGTCATGGACGAAAACTATAGTTATACCATCACTGCTAAAGGAAATGTCGAATGCTTAGTTTTAAGTCACGAATACTTAAGCTACTTTAGACGTGCGACCGTTACAGAAATCACTCCAATTATATCAATCGAAGACGAATTCAAGAACATGAAACTGAACGATTTGAAAATCATTCGCACTCTGGGAGTGGGAGCTTATGGTACAGTCGGACTAGCAAGACACCAGACCACCAAAAAAGAGTACGCTATAAAGTATGTTAAGAAGAAGTTTATAATTGACAACAACTTACAAGACCTTCTAATAAACGAGAAACGATTGCAGATGGAATGCAATTCAAAATTCTTAGTTAGAATGTACCGATCATTTAGAGACACTGAGTATGTATACTTCTTGTTGGAGGCTTGTTGTGGGTTTGATCTGTTTAATCTTCTGCATTGCCAGAAAAATCGCTCACTGAAGGACAAACATGCGAAATTTGTGGCTG GTTGCCTAGTGGAGGCACTCAATTATCTACATTCAAGGAAAATCATTCATAGGGACATTAAGTTAGAAAATGTGTTGATAGATCATCGAGGTTACATGAAACTGTCAGATTTTGGAACCACCAAAAAACTGGTGAAAGGAAAAACGTATACATTTATTGGAACTATAGACTATTTGGCACCTGAGATTGTAGAAGGAAAACCCTATGATCAGAGTGTTGATTGTTGGGCCTTAGGCGTATTGATTTATGAATTACTTACTG gACTTGGACAGACTCCATTTTTGGGTAGTACGGATCAAAGTACGTATACCAACATCATCAATAGAAAGGTAACAtatacatctgaaataaacaaCAACGCCAGAAACTTAATTGGTAATCTGCTGAATCGTAATCCGTTAAAAAGATATCGTGCCAAAGACGTTAGAAATCATAAGTG GTTTGATGGTTTCAAATGGGACAAGCTACAAAACGGGAAAATGAAATCATTCTGTAATCCTAAGAAGATCAAAGTGAACAAACCAAAATGCGGCATTGGTGGTCCCAAACACACCACCGAAGATACATcatcagaaaataaattttctgaatgGGTTGAagagttttaa
- the LOC109601777 gene encoding cGMP-dependent protein kinase 1-like, whose translation MPCCLFRSCKSQSYDVTSPVKHTSTTPQVNTVTPTPSLPLEVEPPSSTERRVGIIPNISSAEVAVEVQKKKPEDVEVIKQAIAKNEFVNQIITGKKLDNVVDAMYLETVEANKTIMKIGDNGDKMYILNKGQLKFKGKDFEFVESKQIVFGELAILYKSGRLATVKATTKSELWVLESSVYHQIIKSSNKAEHEERIEFLRQVHSLNSIDDELLHQGADHLEREFFKTGTPIVKQGDRGDKFYIISAGSVTVSKDGQGEICQMKKGQSFGELALQGEDYRQATVTANSPGVECLTLTREHFRLYFVQAEGPPKEDLGTSAEEFRNLQLDDLKMVATLGIGAFGRVELCINKKNTKETFALKYIKKQYIVEQQLQEHVYNEKLLQIPCRSIFIVRSYRTFKDNKYVYFLMEPCLGGDLFALLHKQKNKRFQEKDAKFIAGCVLEALDYLHSRKIIYRDLKPENLMIDKQGYIKLTDFGYAKKMRVGKTHTFAGTPEYVAPEILLEKGHDKAVDYWAYGVLVYELLTGKTPFVTDDQSHIKTYNKILSGVVHYPPSIDNKARNFIEKLLKSIAKDRLGMHKNGADDIRKHNWFNGFDWTDLKNGKMHSSFKPKLKNDLDTSAFEKYPKDRDFPDVEMSGWDEKF comes from the exons ATGCCTTGTTGTTTATTTCGAAGTTGCAAATCCCAATCGTACGATGTAACTAGCCCTGTTAAGCACACATCGACGACTCCCCAAGTTAATACAGTTACACCTACACCGTCACTACCTCTCGAAGTTGAACCCCCAAGTTCAACGGAGAGAAGAGTGGGCATCATTCCGAACATTTCATCCGCCGAAGTCGCAGTCGAAGTACAAAAGAAGAAACCAGA AGATGTAGAAGTTATAAAACAAGCAATAGCCAAAAATGAATttgtaaatcaaattattaccggaaaaaaattggataatgtGGTGGATGCCATGTACCTTGAAACTGTGGAAGCGAACAAAACCATAATGAAGATTGGAGATAACGGAGACAAAATGTACATCCTAAATAAAGGACAATTGAAATTCAAAGGCAAAGACTTTGAGTTCGTCGAAAGCAAACAGATTGTGTTCGGTGAACTGGCCATCCTGTACAAGTCCGGCCGTTTGGCCACAGTCAAAGCCACGACAAAATCGGAACTTTGG gTACTTGAAAGCTCGGTTTATCACCAGATTATCAAAAGTTCGAATAAAGCCGAGCACGAGGAaagaattgaatttttgagaCAAGTGCATTCGTTGAATTCAATCGACGATGAACTTTTGCACCAAGGTGCCGACCATCTGGAAAGGGAATTCTTCAAAACTGGCACTCCAATCGTCAAACAGGGCGACCGTGGTGACAAGTTCTACATTATCAGCGCCGGATCTGTTACCGTCTCCAAAGATGGCCAAG GGGAGATTTGCCAGATGAAGAAAGGGCAATCTTTCGGCGAGTTGGCGTTGCAAGGCGAGGATTATAGACAGGCGACGGTTACGGCCAATTCACCTGGAGTTGAATGTTTAACTTTGACCCGAGAACATTTCCGCCTTTACTTCGTTCAGGCGGAAGGTCCACCAAAAGAAGATCTCGGTACTTCTGCGGAGGAATTCAGAAATTTACAACTGGACGATCTCAAAATGGTGGCTACGTTGGGAATTGGAGCTTTCGGAAGAGTCGAATTG tgtataaataagaaaaatacgaAAGAAACATTCGCCTTGAAGTACATCAAGAAGCAGTACATTGTTGAACAACAATTGCAGGAACATGTATATAACGAGAAGCTGTTACAAATACCGTGCAGGTCCATTTTTATCGTGCGATCGTATCGCACTTTTAAGGATAACAAATACGTATACTTTCTGATGGAGCCTTGTTTGGGTGGTGACCTATTTGCACTACTGCACAAACAGAAAAACAAACGTTTCCAAGAAAAAGATGCAAAGTTCATAGCtg GATGTGTGTTGGAGGCTTTGGATTATCTACACTCGagaaaaatcatttacagggaTCTAAAACCAGAAAACTTAATGATCGACAAACAGGGCTATATAAAATTGACTGATTTCGGTTATGCCAAAAAAATGAGGGTGGGTAAGACTCATACTTTTGCTGGTACCCCAGAATACGTGGCGCCGGAAATTCTCTTGGAGAAAGGTCACGACAAAGCTGTCGATTATTGGGCTTATGGAGTGCTAGTTTATGAATTGCTAACag GGAAAACACCCTTTGTAACCGATGATCAGAGTCACATTAAAACTTACAACAAAATACTAAGTGGTGTAGTTCATTATCCACCATCAATAGACAACAAAGCAAGAAActtcattgaaaaattattaaaatctatcgCCAAAGACAGATTGGGCATGCACAAAAATGGTGCTGATGACATTAGGAAACATAATTg GTTTAACGGTTTTGATTGGACGGATCtgaaaaatggtaaaatgCACTCTTCATTTAAACCAAAACTGAAGAACGATTTGGATACCAGTGCATTCGAAAAGTATCCTAAAGATAGGGACTTTCCTGACGTCGAAATGTCCGGTTGGGacgagaaattttaa